Below is a genomic region from Brassica rapa cultivar Chiifu-401-42 chromosome A08, CAAS_Brap_v3.01, whole genome shotgun sequence.
GACTCCGCGCTATCCACTTCGTGCTCGGAACCATTGATCTCCTGACTCCTATCATCCGACACAAACCTGACGCCGCCTCCACCGGCTGCGGCGGATTTAAGAGCGACGCATGACTCGCAGACGGAGAAGGTTGGACCGAGACGAAGCCCCGTGGCTTTCCACGGCGTAAGGGACTGGCAAGAGGTGCAGAGAAGACATCGCGCGTGCTTGGCGACAAGGAAGTTAGCGCCGTGAACTTTACCGTCGCAGTTCCAGCAAAGACTCGCCTGATCTGACTCGCAATACATTCTTGCAACACCGTCGCATAAATCACACTTCTTTTTCCCCATCAGATTCACTCTTCGAGATTCTGAGGTTTGCTTCGGTTCTGTCTCTCTTTTGgtgtttttttctatttttctggGGACAGAGAAATAATAAAGAGGAAAGTGCAAGTTGCGGGAGGAGGATTGTCGTGGCGAGTTTTCTGTGATTCAATTCTTTTTTGAGGCTACTTTCGTCTTTttatcagcaaaaaaaaaatcgttttcTCTTCTTTGGTTTCATATTTGCTTCTTTCTATTTTGTGGTCAGGAACCGTCTCGTTTTCAATCAACTATGCTTTCTTTTTTGTAAAGTATTGAATTAATTAGAAGAATGGTTCAATCATTAGCAACCTACAatttatataaatcataatGGTGTATTATACTGTACTAGTTACAAAGATAACGAACAAAGCCTCTGTTGATTGAAGACTTTATCATGAAATTGAAATTTGTAGcgtatgtctttttttttccagtGATGTTTCAATCTTTATTAGGTTTATGTCTTGACTCATTTTCTACTAATCTAGACAATAATAATGTCAAACGAGTTTGGTTTAGATCCTTGGTAATTAAAAAACGGGTCACATCTATTTTTGACATTAATCTCTGCTTTAATATGTACTactattagtttatttaatttgaaaaccACTTATTAATGCGTTATTACATATGGCCGCACGCCGTTTTAAGGTGGCGACAAACTCATGGTTGTGTTTCAAGATATTTTATAGTCGATGACGTGGCGAAATCTCAGCCTTGGGAATAGGAGAGCGAGATTCTGCTCCGTCCTACGTGGACGAATAAGTTTCTCAACGGGCTTAGGAGCCACGTGAGCCCACCTGGGATATGTCCGGACCTTAATACAAGTCTATTGGGTCCCGCCTCAACcacttgttttgtttgtttattactccctctattttttaatataagtcgttttacagaatcttttttgtttcaaattatatgtcgttttcggttttctatgtaaaatttattaataactaatgttgtatgaccaatgataatatatcttttatttttttattggttgaattgtggttaagtaaataattaatgatgttttttatagaaaatataaaaaattaatggttttcttaatctacgtgcatagctgtaaaacgacttatattaaaaaacggagggagtattatttttctaacgctgatttattaatgatattacaattattacataaaaaatattacatagataattcgacaaccgacaatactacatgCTTTATGAGGACATATGTCTAATTGCATCACATGAACcatcctatgaagatccaccaGATTTACTTGTACCATATTGAAGATCCTTTGTAATCCTTTATAAGTCTTTCTtttgtagtctgcataattgttttaataaatCGCTCTCTCTGAAATTTGAAACCTGAATTTCTTGTaatctgcaagaaattgcataATGTAAGATTCAAATCACAGATTTGGATGTAAAATCTTTTAGACCTTAACCATTAGGCTACAATGCTTCCACTGTTTCTTtactttaaaatgtaaaaatgcaTTGGTCTGGAAAAGGCATAATTTTGTAGTATAGTAATCAAGATTGATAATAATACATAGGCGAATTATTTACTTGGACCATAATtctttaattttgtaaatattttaacttgTGTTGTGTATGGCTCTAGAGAACCCATTATAGAACAATAAAAGTAAATTCTCTAATAAAGAATAACCACATGGTGTAAAATCATGTGAGGTGGAGATTGTGCATATGTGGCATGCTTTGATATGCGGGAAAGTCCTACGCGGCGAACAACGGTGGTATAAAGAATCAAAGGAAGATGAGATGTCAGATGCCCAAAGTTTGTGGTGCGTGGTGGTTTGCTTCTTTATTGTCTTTCTTGTGTGTGATGTGGATAAGGATTTTTGGAACAGTTCGAAATTTGAAGAATATCCGAatgtgtataattttttttttaacttaaatgTGTATAATTTACATGCATATATAAATGAGATCTCGAATAGGTTCGATGATGCTCTCCGTTGTAAGGAGAATCAAAAGATGAAGGGATTGTGGTGGTTCCGGTTCCGGTGGGTTCCGGTGAATCGACGTTACTTGCTCCGACGTTCTTCTCTGGTGGAGAGACGTGGAGTTTTCGTGACACGTGTTTCCTCTGTGTTGAGGTTCAAACATGTGTACATTGTTTGGTTTGGGTAAATGTTAACACGTGGGCGGGCATGCGAGTGCTTTGGACGTGGGGCTCGGAGGCGCCGTTCGGTTGGTAGGGTTTGGGCTTGAGGCCTGTTTCGTTTGCCCTTTATGTCGGGCCTTAGTTTGCTCCTTTGATTGGGCTTTTTGATGTGATTCTCTGGGCTTTGACCCATTAATAAAATActagatggaaaaaaaaaaagaatttcatAATAGTTGAGTACATCCTTTCTCGCCGATCTTATAAGAGATGGGGGATGTATTGGGTTTTAGAGGATATGCATTGCTGACGCCACTTTTTATATAAAGATAAGATTACACCGATACAAAGCTCtaacaaaataaaagtttatttgTTTTCCTGTTATTGATCATTTGATTTACTTTACTATTCAAGTACTCAGccattaaatattatataataaattataaaatactctattatcttttatttttaattccaGCTTGAGTGAATATAATAAGCCCTATTATATTATAGGTCtaatatatgtgtttatttgaTAATTAATTACTTTTAGTATTTATGTCTATTTTATAATTGTTCGATTAACTTACATATTATTATTGTGTGTTTTACTCTGTACTTGCAAGACACTTTTTATTGAGAGATCGGATATAAAACCTATCCATAAATCCTTTCATATAGAAATGACATACGTCTAAAACCATAGGTACGCACTAACATGGAGCTCTTTTGTCCACGTTTTTCCTCTTTCTTTGCATTCACGTTTTTTGGTATCTCTTACATTCTCCACGTTGAAAGTGTAAGCATTAGAGAGATCTCTCTTACAAGATAATATTCATCTTAATACTGTTACGTCTTCATGTGCCAAAACTTAGGTCTTGAATTGTTATGGTAGATATCAGTTTCATCTGGTCAGTAGACGAGTTTACACATTCTTGAAACCACATAAAGAACTCGTTACCAAAACACTGAAATGAGTTACTTCAGttcccaaaaaataataaaacaccATTGCTTTgacatgtgtgtgtgtgtactGAATGGATCTTTTATTTTCACTTAGTATACATATATGATAGAGAAATCAAATGTGAAAGATTGTTAATTTTGTCTTCTATGTACTAGACGATAAATCATGATATAGAAATTTGTAGATCTGATCAAAGAGTATGGTCTGCATCATTTTAATCATCCAAAAATTGAATGAACCTAATTTGAAACTACATAAAGAGAAACTATAACAATATCAGAGATGTTTAGTTAGatatgtacatatatacatCGAGCTAATTAAGCGTTTGTTACCAGATTTGAGTAATTGGTTGATCCTAGCTAGACGATGATTTTTATCATTGATGACCACTAGTCTATCATGTTCATTAGACATTATACTAGCATAATTGTGAATTAGTCTATCCTGTTCATTAGACATTATACTAGCATAATTGTGAATAGActgatcgattttttttttcttctctttttggcGTATCCGTCTATCAAATTTTGAAAAGCTGCAAGACtaataacaagaaaaaaactCTTTTATTACGGTCTACAGAGTAGTTCCAATTACATTAGCCTCAAACTTATTAAAAGTTACatttttatagaacacacaCGATAACCGTGTAGTGGTAACACTCATCAACAACTACACTCATTACCGTGGTATATACACTCCAGAGGGTTTGGTTTGGAATCTAGTAGTAGGGAGGGAAAGGCATATCATGCTGGAAAGGACAAACGCTAACTTGTGGAACTTTGCAAAATTTAGGCAATTGCGTAGCGGTCTGGTAGATACGGCTCACTATTTGGGGAAGTCCCTGATGTTGTTCCTGTTCAAACTGGATTCTAACTTCTTTAGATACATGCTTCAAGGCTGGGCAAACACAAATTTTGTCTTCCTGGCGAAGCTCATTGCAGCATTGCTGGAATAGCGTTGCTTTCAGCTGTGAGCCCTGAGGGTTCTCAATGTCGACTTCAAACTCGAGGGCCCGGGGACCAGAAGGGGGTTGCGTTGCTTGCATGTGGATCCATTGCTGACATGCTCTTAGATGTTGTGTTTGTTCAAACTCCTTCTGACATTGTTGTGGGCCAAATGGGCCTATTTGGTTATCTTCGTCGAACTCGACGACCGTGCGGTAGATGGAGGCGTTGGtgagtaagaagaagaagaaggcgagAGTT
It encodes:
- the LOC103834813 gene encoding napin-B-like, yielding MANKLFLVSATLAFFFFLLTNASIYRTVVEFDEDNQIGPFGPQQCQKEFEQTQHLRACQQWIHMQATQPPSGPRALEFEVDIENPQGSQLKATLFQQCCNELRQEDKICVCPALKHVSKEVRIQFEQEQHQGLPQIVSRIYQTATQLPKFCKVPQVSVCPFQHDMPFPPYY